A genome region from Triticum aestivum cultivar Chinese Spring chromosome 2B, IWGSC CS RefSeq v2.1, whole genome shotgun sequence includes the following:
- the LOC123040408 gene encoding putative glycine-rich cell wall structural protein 1: MATSTSSGFLFITLLCFATLLPSPVNARHFPRIHGSTSAIHGTGVKFHWPFSRSRDGSGSGHGHGSGDGHGFGWTVSRNGSDMTIGAGGGMGGGVGSTRDGEGGNAGGGAGAGVGVDVGKDGINVGFGLGGGGAASAHNGGASVGLGGGAGFSFHIGRGGVSVTVTEGGGGGGGDGSGAGASGGGNGVGRAGNAVGTGQGSGSASDGMGSGCGSGSGSGPGGSAGGEGGGAGGSSGHP, translated from the coding sequence ATGGCTACCTCTACCAGTAGTGGCTTCCTCTTCATCACGCTCTTGTGTTTCGCTACACTTCTCCCTTCACCTGTCAACGCGAGGCATTTCCCTCGTATCCATGGCAGTACCAGCGCGATCCATGGTACCGGCGTCAAATTCCACTGGCCGTTCTCAAGGTCAAGGGACGGTTCTGGCagtggccatggccatggctccGGAGACGGCCACGGATTTGGCTGGACCGTGTCGCGCAACGGGTCCGACATGACCATCGGGgccggcggcggcatgggcggcgGCGTGGGAAGCACCCGCGATGGCGAAGGAGGCAACGCTGGTGGCGGTGCCGGCGCCGGGGTCGGCGTTGACGTCGGGAAGGACGGGATCAACGTGGGCTTTGGCCTCGGCGGAGGGGGCGCGGCGAGCGCGCACAACGGCGGTGCTAGTGTGGGTCTTGGCGGCGGGGCAGGCTTCAGTTTCCACATCGGCAGAGGAGGTGTCAGTGTCACGGTGACagaaggtggtggtggcggaggaggtGACGGCAGCGGTGCAGGTGCTTCAGGCGGAGGCAACGGGGTTGGACGCGCAGGCAATGCCGTGGGGACCGGCCAGGGTTCCGGGAGCGCGAGCGACGGCATGGGGAGCGGCTGCGGGAGTGGCTCCGGCTCCGGGCCAGGAGGATCCGctggcggtgaaggcggcggcgcgggcggtagCAGCGGCCACCCGTGA